One window from the genome of Pseudonocardia hierapolitana encodes:
- a CDS encoding antibiotic biosynthesis monooxygenase family protein, which produces MMTVVTQVTLKTGCEPEWDAAMRERLAAASGRRGWVGGQLLIPLDGHNRRAVIGTWESRADWEAWHEDERFLESRKRMDGLQEGRSEMVWYEVVTEGRGAGTASVGPPQ; this is translated from the coding sequence ATGATGACCGTCGTCACCCAGGTCACGCTCAAGACGGGCTGCGAGCCCGAGTGGGACGCCGCCATGCGCGAGCGCCTGGCGGCAGCGAGTGGGCGGCGCGGCTGGGTCGGCGGCCAGCTGTTGATCCCGTTGGACGGGCACAACAGGCGGGCGGTGATCGGGACCTGGGAGAGCCGGGCCGACTGGGAGGCCTGGCACGAGGACGAGCGGTTCCTCGAGTCCCGCAAGCGGATGGACGGCCTGCAGGAGGGCCGCAGCGAGATGGTCTGGTACGAGGTGGTGACCGAAGGCCGAGGCGCCGGAACGGCGTCGGTCGGTCCGCCGCAGTGA
- a CDS encoding BTAD domain-containing putative transcriptional regulator, producing the protein MLALVGVRVEVLGPLRLVVDGVPVDVPGPKRRAVLALLALAEGRVVTVDHLLDALWPSEVPESGRQALHTHVSRLRAHLGTAAARLQTGHDGYRLDVAADELDVAQARALLAKARATTDSDAYALLREAHALWRGPVLADLTDLGPIATAVEACTRLHRDVTDALIAAALASGRGGEILGLATESLAADPLREPAALLLMRALAAAGRPAEALHTAREFRTRLVDETGLDPTPALGELERDIAGGAAGPMPTRTDVLARPTTRLIGRDDEVAALHGLLAHERLVTIAGPGGVGKTSLALEVAGRREASTVLLLAPVTDPAAIPHALAAALNLNVVQGDVLTACVAVLAHRTGLLVIDNCEHLIDAVRDTVEVLLAGCADLRILATSRERLGLAAEYAFRLAPLPLPGPDQDLPDVPSVAVFLERAARARPGPAPTPAELRTVADIVRRLDGMPLAIELAAGRLSTFSLTDLHRRLDRSLDLLGGGRPTADARHRTLRATVEWSYDLLTEDERRLFRQLSVFVDGVDLETAERIGTEMGLRSDPGTALAHLVDTSMIDVAFDGATRYRMLETLRAYGLDRLAEAGEEEAAGERFVRWAVELADWIGTVLATEREPDADTVLRRELPNLRAAWLLARSRGRLDAAAAMVTALYEAMSYRDLVELRGWAEQLADDPAIAAHPKAATVLGTAAEAAYLRGDHPRTERLARAGLERATDDAGRWYCLIPLAWAELARGAYAEVIEHCLAATALARRASEALGGAALASAYAGDADEARALIERVHGGAASPSQRAWIAYVSGEIESRTGDNDIAERHYLTAIELARRSGATFLVGVATVGLLTVRAAAGRVGDALRGYREVIEYFARTGNWTHLWATLRDLAGLLRTLGDQEPAALLVAAAAAAPDAPVAVPPPPVVAGTPVLDRTDVLEVARRAIERNVHALAKDSAPTHAV; encoded by the coding sequence ATGCTTGCCCTGGTGGGCGTGCGGGTGGAGGTGCTCGGGCCGCTGCGGCTGGTCGTCGACGGGGTGCCGGTCGACGTGCCCGGTCCGAAGCGGCGCGCGGTGCTGGCGTTGCTCGCGCTCGCCGAGGGCCGGGTCGTCACCGTCGATCACCTCCTGGACGCGCTGTGGCCGTCCGAGGTGCCGGAGTCGGGTCGCCAGGCCCTGCACACCCACGTCTCCCGGCTGCGCGCGCACCTCGGGACGGCGGCGGCCCGGCTGCAGACGGGGCACGACGGCTACCGGCTCGACGTCGCCGCCGACGAGCTGGACGTGGCACAGGCACGCGCCCTCCTGGCGAAGGCGCGCGCCACGACCGACTCCGATGCGTACGCCCTGCTCCGCGAGGCGCACGCGCTGTGGCGGGGGCCGGTGCTCGCCGATCTCACCGACCTCGGCCCGATCGCCACCGCGGTCGAGGCCTGCACGCGGCTGCACCGCGACGTGACGGACGCCCTGATCGCCGCCGCGCTCGCCTCGGGACGGGGCGGCGAGATCCTCGGCCTCGCCACCGAGTCCCTGGCCGCGGATCCGCTGCGCGAGCCGGCGGCGCTGCTGCTCATGCGCGCGCTGGCGGCGGCCGGGCGACCTGCGGAGGCGCTGCACACCGCGCGTGAGTTCCGAACCCGGCTGGTCGACGAGACGGGGCTCGACCCGACCCCGGCGCTGGGCGAGCTCGAGCGCGACATCGCCGGAGGCGCCGCCGGTCCGATGCCCACCCGGACCGATGTGCTCGCGCGCCCGACCACCCGGCTGATCGGCCGCGACGACGAGGTGGCGGCGTTGCACGGTCTGCTCGCACACGAACGGCTCGTCACGATCGCCGGACCCGGCGGGGTCGGGAAGACCAGCCTCGCTCTCGAGGTCGCCGGCCGACGCGAGGCGTCCACCGTGCTGCTGCTCGCGCCGGTCACCGACCCCGCCGCGATCCCGCACGCGCTGGCCGCGGCCCTGAACCTGAACGTGGTGCAGGGCGACGTCCTCACGGCATGCGTCGCCGTGCTGGCCCACCGCACCGGCCTGCTCGTGATCGACAACTGCGAGCACCTGATCGACGCGGTCCGCGATACCGTCGAGGTCCTCCTGGCCGGTTGCGCCGACCTGCGCATCCTCGCCACCAGCCGGGAACGGCTCGGGTTGGCCGCTGAGTACGCGTTCCGGCTCGCCCCGCTCCCGTTGCCCGGCCCCGACCAGGACCTGCCGGACGTCCCGTCCGTCGCGGTCTTCCTCGAGCGGGCTGCCCGTGCCCGCCCCGGCCCCGCGCCGACGCCCGCGGAGCTGCGGACCGTCGCCGACATCGTCCGGCGGCTCGACGGGATGCCGCTCGCCATCGAGCTCGCCGCCGGCCGGCTGTCCACCTTCTCGCTGACCGACCTGCACCGGCGGCTCGATCGTTCGCTGGACCTGCTCGGCGGCGGCCGGCCGACCGCCGACGCACGGCACCGGACCCTGCGCGCGACCGTCGAGTGGTCCTACGACCTCCTCACGGAGGACGAGCGGCGGCTCTTCCGGCAGCTGTCGGTGTTCGTGGACGGCGTCGACCTCGAGACCGCCGAGCGGATCGGCACCGAGATGGGGCTGCGCTCCGATCCCGGGACCGCCCTCGCCCACCTCGTCGACACCTCCATGATCGATGTCGCGTTCGACGGGGCCACCCGATACCGCATGCTGGAGACGCTGCGGGCGTACGGCCTCGACCGCCTCGCGGAGGCCGGTGAGGAGGAGGCTGCAGGCGAACGCTTCGTCCGTTGGGCCGTCGAGCTGGCCGACTGGATCGGGACCGTCCTGGCCACCGAGCGCGAACCCGATGCCGACACCGTCCTGCGGCGCGAGCTGCCGAACCTGCGGGCCGCGTGGCTGCTGGCCCGCAGCCGGGGGCGTCTCGACGCCGCCGCCGCGATGGTCACCGCGCTGTACGAGGCGATGAGCTACCGCGATCTCGTCGAGCTACGCGGCTGGGCGGAGCAGCTGGCCGACGACCCGGCGATCGCCGCCCACCCGAAAGCGGCCACCGTCCTCGGCACCGCGGCGGAGGCCGCGTACCTCCGCGGCGACCACCCGCGGACCGAGCGGCTCGCCCGCGCCGGGCTGGAGCGGGCAACCGATGACGCCGGGAGGTGGTACTGCCTGATCCCGCTGGCGTGGGCGGAGCTGGCCCGCGGGGCGTACGCCGAGGTCATCGAGCACTGCCTCGCCGCGACCGCGCTCGCTCGCAGGGCTTCCGAGGCACTCGGAGGAGCTGCCCTCGCGAGCGCCTACGCGGGCGATGCCGACGAGGCACGTGCGCTGATCGAGCGGGTACATGGTGGCGCAGCGTCGCCCTCGCAGCGTGCCTGGATCGCGTACGTGTCCGGGGAGATCGAGAGCCGCACGGGCGACAACGACATCGCCGAACGGCACTACCTCACCGCCATCGAGCTGGCACGCAGGTCGGGCGCGACCTTCCTCGTCGGCGTCGCGACCGTGGGCCTGCTGACGGTGCGGGCCGCCGCCGGCCGCGTCGGCGACGCGCTCCGCGGCTACCGCGAGGTGATCGAGTACTTCGCGCGCACCGGCAACTGGACCCACCTCTGGGCGACCCTCCGCGACCTCGCCGGCCTCCTGCGCACGCTCGGCGACCAGGAGCCCGCGGCGCTGCTCGTCGCGGCGGCCGCCGCGGCTCCGGACGCCCCCGTGGCCGTACCGCCGCCACCGGTCGTCGCCGGAACGCCGGTGCTCGACCGGACCGACGTGCTCGAGGTGGCTCGGCGGGCCATCGAGCGGAACGTTCACGCGCTCGCGAAGGACTCCGCGCCGACCCACGCCGTGTAG
- a CDS encoding GNAT family N-acetyltransferase has translation MAEVADTEFGQQVAIRVADERDLSALAGLRRAWLEERLGYPVEDPGFEASFAQWWRVEMPRRTFWIAEVGSPRSGYTAVGSINVLEIVHMPRPGARGGRIGHVGNAFVLASFSDRGVPAALLEAVVEHAKARRFRRLLLAPTAGSAPFYRRAGFAPAGDGLLMLDPSTLPQA, from the coding sequence GTGGCTGAGGTCGCCGATACGGAGTTCGGCCAGCAGGTCGCCATCCGCGTGGCCGACGAGCGCGATCTCAGCGCGCTCGCCGGGCTGCGGCGCGCGTGGCTGGAGGAGCGCCTCGGGTACCCGGTCGAGGACCCGGGGTTCGAGGCGTCGTTCGCGCAGTGGTGGCGGGTGGAGATGCCGCGGCGCACCTTCTGGATCGCCGAGGTCGGGTCGCCTCGCAGCGGCTACACCGCGGTCGGGTCGATCAACGTGCTGGAGATCGTCCACATGCCGCGGCCGGGCGCGCGGGGCGGGCGGATCGGGCACGTGGGCAACGCGTTCGTGCTCGCGTCCTTCTCCGACCGTGGGGTTCCCGCCGCGCTGCTCGAGGCCGTGGTCGAGCATGCCAAGGCGCGGCGTTTCCGCCGGCTGCTCCTGGCGCCCACGGCGGGCAGCGCGCCGTTCTACCGCCGGGCGGGGTTCGCGCCTGCGGGGGACGGGCTGTTGATGCTCGACCCTTCCACCCTCCCGCAAGCTTGA
- a CDS encoding tryptophan-rich sensory protein: MTVLSPGPTRTDLVRNVVVALLAITQLVVAVVAGDAVGAIARQYASPLLAAGWAFAVWLPIYIGFLGYAVFQALPGQRARRIHRSTGWWMAASAVFNIGWVLSFGAGWLPLAQLMIVGLLVSIALVFGRYIRTPAEGVVERVVARGTVALYAGWVSMATPMGTAATGVWIGLPGAGALAAIAAVVVLLAVTAIVSWAVLSGTAVVPFAVGAMWAIVGTALNEPPYGVVVAGAVAIVIVLAATARRISTAGYPVRAAWG, from the coding sequence ATGACGGTCCTCTCGCCGGGCCCCACCCGGACCGATCTCGTACGGAACGTCGTGGTGGCGCTGCTCGCAATCACGCAGCTCGTGGTCGCGGTGGTGGCCGGCGATGCGGTCGGGGCGATCGCGCGCCAGTACGCCAGCCCGCTGCTCGCTGCCGGCTGGGCGTTCGCGGTGTGGCTGCCGATCTACATCGGGTTCCTCGGCTATGCGGTCTTCCAGGCACTGCCCGGGCAGCGGGCCCGCCGGATCCACCGGAGCACGGGATGGTGGATGGCGGCCTCCGCCGTGTTCAACATCGGCTGGGTGCTGTCGTTCGGGGCCGGGTGGTTGCCGCTCGCCCAGCTGATGATCGTCGGGCTGCTGGTGAGCATTGCCCTCGTCTTCGGCCGCTACATCCGAACGCCCGCCGAGGGCGTGGTGGAGCGCGTCGTCGCGCGCGGCACCGTCGCGCTCTACGCGGGCTGGGTCTCCATGGCCACGCCGATGGGCACGGCGGCCACCGGGGTGTGGATCGGCCTGCCCGGGGCAGGCGCCCTGGCCGCGATCGCCGCCGTTGTCGTGCTCCTCGCGGTCACCGCGATCGTGTCGTGGGCGGTGCTGTCCGGTACGGCCGTGGTGCCGTTCGCGGTGGGCGCCATGTGGGCGATCGTGGGCACGGCGCTGAACGAGCCCCCGTACGGCGTCGTGGTCGCCGGGGCGGTCGCGATCGTGATCGTCCTCGCCGCCACGGCGCGCCGGATCAGCACAGCCGGTTACCCCGTGCGTGCCGCCTGGGGCTGA
- a CDS encoding TIGR03960 family B12-binding radical SAM protein, protein MTAPSIFPDLEPLLPRVSKPVQYVGGELNAQVKDWEAAAVRWALMYPDAYEVGLPNQGVMILYELLNERQDALAERCYAVWPDLEALMREHGVPAFTVDSHRPLGAFDLLGVSFSTELGYTNLLTALDLAGIPLHAADRGADHPIVVAGGHAAFNPEPIADFVDVAAIGDGEEVVGEITDVVKAWKAEGRPGGRRELLLRLAAVDGCYVPSLYEVSYGADGAIDAVVPVDERVPRSVTKRTTTDLDAWPYPKQPLVPLAETVHERASVEIFRGCTRGCRFCQAGMITRPVRERSLQGVGEMVDAAVRASGFDEVGLLSLSSADHSEIAEITKGLADRYEGTNTSLSLPSTRVDAFNIDLANEISRNGRRSGLTFAPEGGSERIRRVINKMVSEEDLIRTVSEAFAQGWRQVKLYFMCGLPTEEDEDVLQIADMAHNVIRAGREASGRNDVRCTISIGGFVPKPHTPFQWAAQASPEVIDSRLRKLREKVNSNRKLGRNVGMRYHDGEPSLIEGLLARGDRRVGRVIERVWREGGRFDGWSEHFSYQRWVDACAAELDPVGVSLAWFTTRERDRDEVLPWDHLDSGLERDWLWDDWQDALAAREQDDCRWTPCFDCGVCPATGTDIEVGPSGTTLLPLTVVDPLTRKNAGAGG, encoded by the coding sequence ATGACGGCACCGTCGATTTTCCCGGACCTCGAGCCGCTGCTGCCCCGCGTCTCGAAGCCGGTGCAGTACGTCGGCGGCGAGCTGAACGCGCAGGTGAAGGACTGGGAGGCGGCCGCCGTCCGGTGGGCGCTCATGTACCCGGACGCGTACGAGGTCGGGCTGCCCAACCAGGGCGTCATGATCCTCTACGAGCTGCTCAACGAGCGGCAGGACGCGCTCGCCGAGCGCTGCTACGCGGTCTGGCCCGATCTCGAGGCGCTGATGCGCGAGCACGGCGTCCCCGCGTTCACCGTCGACTCGCACCGGCCGCTCGGCGCGTTCGACCTGCTCGGGGTCAGTTTCTCCACCGAGCTCGGCTACACCAACCTGCTCACCGCGCTCGACCTCGCGGGCATCCCGCTGCACGCCGCCGATCGGGGGGCCGACCACCCGATCGTGGTCGCAGGCGGTCACGCCGCGTTCAACCCGGAGCCGATCGCCGACTTCGTCGACGTCGCGGCGATCGGCGACGGCGAAGAGGTGGTCGGCGAGATCACCGACGTCGTGAAGGCGTGGAAGGCGGAGGGCCGCCCGGGCGGGCGGCGCGAGCTGCTGCTGCGGCTGGCCGCGGTCGACGGCTGCTACGTGCCGTCGCTGTACGAGGTGAGCTACGGCGCCGACGGTGCGATCGATGCCGTCGTCCCGGTCGACGAGCGCGTGCCGCGCTCGGTCACCAAGCGCACCACCACGGACCTCGACGCCTGGCCGTACCCGAAGCAGCCGCTCGTGCCGCTGGCCGAGACGGTGCACGAGCGCGCGAGCGTGGAGATCTTCCGCGGCTGCACCCGCGGCTGCCGGTTCTGCCAGGCCGGCATGATCACGCGGCCGGTGCGGGAGCGGTCGCTGCAGGGCGTCGGTGAGATGGTCGACGCCGCCGTGCGCGCGAGCGGCTTCGACGAGGTCGGGCTGCTGTCGCTGTCGAGCGCCGACCACTCCGAGATCGCCGAGATCACCAAGGGCCTGGCCGACCGCTACGAGGGCACCAACACCTCGCTGTCGCTGCCGAGCACCCGCGTCGACGCGTTCAACATCGACCTGGCCAACGAGATCTCCCGCAACGGCCGTCGCTCCGGGCTCACGTTCGCCCCCGAGGGCGGTTCCGAGCGGATCCGGCGCGTGATCAACAAGATGGTGTCGGAGGAGGACCTCATCCGCACCGTCTCCGAGGCGTTCGCGCAGGGCTGGCGGCAGGTGAAGCTCTACTTCATGTGCGGGCTGCCCACCGAGGAGGACGAGGACGTCCTGCAGATCGCGGACATGGCGCACAACGTGATCCGCGCAGGCCGCGAGGCGTCCGGGCGCAACGACGTGCGCTGCACGATCTCGATCGGCGGGTTCGTGCCCAAGCCGCACACCCCGTTCCAGTGGGCCGCGCAGGCGTCTCCCGAGGTGATCGACTCCCGGCTGCGCAAGCTGCGGGAGAAGGTCAACAGCAACCGCAAGCTGGGCCGCAACGTCGGGATGCGCTACCACGACGGCGAGCCGTCGCTGATCGAGGGCCTGCTCGCCCGCGGCGACCGGCGCGTCGGGCGGGTGATCGAGCGGGTGTGGCGCGAGGGCGGCCGGTTCGACGGATGGAGCGAGCACTTCTCCTACCAGCGCTGGGTCGACGCTTGCGCGGCCGAGCTGGACCCGGTGGGCGTCTCGCTGGCCTGGTTCACCACCCGCGAGCGCGACCGCGACGAGGTGCTGCCCTGGGACCACCTCGACTCCGGGCTGGAGCGCGACTGGCTCTGGGACGACTGGCAGGACGCGCTGGCCGCCCGTGAACAGGACGACTGCCGGTGGACGCCGTGCTTCGACTGCGGTGTCTGCCCGGCCACGGGCACCGACATCGAGGTCGGCCCGAGCGGCACCACGTTGCTGCCGCTGACCGTGGTGGACCCGCTGACGAGGAAAAACGCGGGCGCAGGTGGCTGA
- a CDS encoding PIG-L deacetylase family protein produces the protein MISELGTVLGVWAHPDDEAYLSGGLMALASDAGSRVVCATATRGELGTPDPDAWPPQRLAAERTIELARCLEILGVTEHHWLGYRDGECPQVDPSDAVGRLCELFEEVRPDTVLTFGPDGITGHPDHRTISAWTTKAFEHAAPPGARLLYAALSEPRMRRWRSLGESLGIYLPGYPVVTPVDRLAIDLELDAHTATRKVRALAAQTTQTAGLIATLGVARYTAWVGAESFASA, from the coding sequence GTGATCAGCGAGCTGGGCACCGTTCTCGGGGTGTGGGCCCATCCCGACGACGAGGCGTACCTGTCCGGCGGGTTGATGGCCCTCGCCAGTGACGCCGGATCGCGCGTGGTGTGCGCGACGGCCACGCGCGGCGAGCTCGGCACCCCCGACCCGGACGCCTGGCCTCCGCAACGCCTGGCCGCGGAGCGCACGATCGAACTGGCACGCTGCCTGGAGATCCTCGGTGTCACCGAGCACCACTGGCTCGGGTACCGCGACGGCGAATGCCCGCAGGTCGACCCGTCGGACGCGGTCGGGCGGCTGTGCGAGCTGTTCGAGGAGGTCCGCCCGGACACCGTGCTGACCTTCGGCCCCGACGGCATCACCGGCCACCCGGACCACCGGACGATCTCCGCGTGGACCACGAAGGCGTTCGAGCACGCCGCGCCGCCGGGAGCACGCCTGCTATACGCCGCGCTCTCCGAGCCGCGCATGAGGCGGTGGCGGAGCCTGGGCGAGAGCCTCGGCATCTACCTCCCCGGCTACCCGGTCGTCACGCCTGTGGACCGGCTCGCGATCGACCTGGAACTGGACGCTCACACAGCCACCCGCAAGGTCCGCGCGCTGGCCGCGCAGACGACGCAGACGGCCGGGCTCATCGCCACGCTGGGCGTGGCCCGCTACACGGCGTGGGTCGGCGCGGAGTCCTTCGCGAGCGCGTGA
- a CDS encoding class I SAM-dependent methyltransferase — protein MDQDKVAEFMGRVVTDFAATGAAGLAVVGHRLGLYRALAQGPATPEQLAERTGCDVRYLTEWLRGQAAGGYVTYSPATGEFSLTEEQAFCLADPNGPNVPAAFVAALGYLRAEPQIAEAFRTGAGVAWHEHHEDVHVGVDAFYRPGYVASLVSEWIPALDGVEAKLVAGGRVADVGCGLGSSSVLIAQAYPDTTVAGSDYHAESIELARKKTAEAGVSDRVGFEVATAQTFTGADYDLVAMFDALHDMGDPLGAAKRIREALTPDGTWLIVEPYASDVVEENFNPVGRLYYNGSTFLCVPNALSQSGGYALGAQAGEAAIRRVVTDAGFTRFRRVLQTPFNLVYEARP, from the coding sequence ATGGATCAGGACAAGGTGGCGGAGTTCATGGGGCGGGTGGTCACCGACTTCGCCGCGACCGGCGCCGCCGGCCTCGCGGTGGTCGGCCACCGGCTCGGCCTCTACCGCGCGCTCGCGCAGGGGCCGGCTACTCCCGAGCAGCTCGCGGAGCGCACCGGCTGCGACGTGCGCTACCTCACCGAATGGCTGCGCGGCCAGGCCGCTGGGGGGTACGTGACCTACAGCCCTGCCACCGGCGAGTTCTCGCTGACCGAGGAGCAGGCGTTCTGCCTGGCCGACCCGAACGGCCCCAACGTGCCTGCGGCGTTCGTCGCCGCGCTCGGCTACCTGCGCGCCGAGCCGCAGATCGCCGAGGCGTTCCGCACCGGCGCAGGCGTCGCATGGCACGAGCACCACGAGGACGTGCACGTCGGGGTCGACGCGTTCTACCGGCCCGGCTATGTGGCCTCGCTGGTGTCGGAGTGGATCCCCGCGTTGGACGGGGTCGAGGCCAAGCTCGTCGCAGGCGGCCGGGTCGCCGACGTCGGCTGCGGGCTCGGCTCCTCCTCGGTGCTCATCGCGCAGGCCTACCCGGACACCACCGTCGCCGGCTCGGACTACCACGCCGAGTCGATCGAGCTGGCGCGCAAGAAGACCGCCGAGGCGGGCGTGAGCGACCGGGTCGGCTTCGAGGTTGCCACCGCGCAGACCTTCACCGGCGCGGACTACGACCTCGTTGCGATGTTCGACGCCCTGCACGACATGGGCGACCCGCTCGGTGCCGCAAAACGGATCCGGGAAGCATTGACCCCCGACGGCACCTGGTTGATCGTCGAGCCGTACGCCTCGGACGTCGTCGAGGAGAACTTCAACCCGGTGGGCAGGTTGTACTACAACGGGTCCACGTTCCTCTGCGTGCCGAACGCGCTGTCGCAGTCCGGCGGCTACGCGCTGGGCGCGCAGGCGGGCGAGGCCGCGATCCGCCGGGTGGTCACCGACGCCGGGTTCACCCGGTTCCGGCGCGTCCTGCAGACCCCGTTCAACCTCGTCTACGAGGCCAGGCCATGA